Below is a window of Populus trichocarpa isolate Nisqually-1 chromosome 3, P.trichocarpa_v4.1, whole genome shotgun sequence DNA.
AAAATCATGGCGGGACGTATATATCAAGGAAGATTGGGATTTACCACCTAGTAATTTCAAGAAACCAGAGATCCTAAAATATACAATGGTTTTAGATATTCATGTAAAGAGTTAGTCATATGTAAGGGAAGAATAATGCCATCCTTATATCATTCTTTCTTATAAAAGGTTATCTTTACTATATGTTTCtcataaatttatcttttttattatccttATCATAATATTTGTTAGTTTATTtccaatttatttctaattacttgagaaaaaattgatatctATTTGGTTATTTGCAAAATTTTAGCATCATTCCATAAAGAAGGAAATTTCCCTTCACAAAAACCTTTGATATTGACCTAAACAAAGAGACTTGTCAAaagaaagattaaataaatttatttctaaggtcatattttcttaaaacaaacatttattagaaaacacaaagttatttttatttatttattgggtaTGTCGGCTTGATGGCCCTTTTGATTTTGGTTGTAGGCTCAATGAATTTGTTATGAAGTCTAAATATAGATGtataaaccttttaaaaaaaaaacaagaacattttatttagatgctaacaccaattaaaaaaaattattttaatttttttatgctaagacaaatattattattggatgctaaaatgtaaaaaaaaaatatatattttcttatattttttgcaaacaaaataactagaaagaatatgcaaagaaaattattattattttggaaagaCCTGGAGGTGATGCTAAATATATAcctttgatgttatttttagtatatatatttttttattattttcttttttttatttttcttgaccaTGTAATTACCTAACCCAAATCCATGGATACAACCTAAAGAATTTAGCCCAAATTAATAAAGCTATAGCCCAACattcaataaagaaaatataagccCACAGTCCATCACACAACCAACGGCCCGTGCTGAATATACCTTAGGGCCTTAAAGCCAGCCCGGCTGCTAGAACCCACATAAGAAAACGTACGGGCTTGCCAAAGCAGCCCAAACTTCTTTAAACGACAAACACAAAACTTATGTCTTTGACGCCTGaataatttgcataaaaaattctGAGATTGTAAAGATTAAACCAAATTCTTTGGCTGGGAACACAGACAAAGCGAAAGGGAAAGGAGGTtgatctggttttttttttttttagcagtcATGGTAAATATTGATTAACAATAAGAAGCATGGGGAAggcaaatattattattattattattatcttaattgtTTGATCTGCTAATGAACTAtcttaatttaatagtttaatatCTTCCACTGTATTTTGAAGAACACAAACCAAAGATTCTCACATGTTCCTACTGAGAGAATCATCAAGAAAGACTAATCTCTTCCCTCTTAACATCTCCAACATAAGTTGACCATTCAGCCTGCAAATCGAAGTGGTCTAAATCAATTACGGTCAATGTAAtccaaaaatttacaaaacttgGCAAAGATGAATCTTTCAGAGAAGATAATCAGTGCCAACAACAGAAAGTTCACTCTGAAGAGAACGGTTAGCATATATTTCAAGAACTGTTTGATAATTTGATGGCAAAGAAAGCAAAACGTCCTTACATTTCTAAACACAATGGGTCCACTATATTTTAACTGGAAATTGTAAAAGCAGGTTCAAAATATACCAGGAGCATTGCAGTGCCTTGGTTGCCTATCTATATTGAGATACTCACTGCCAGGCCTTCCATTAAGAAAACAATTGAAGGATTTCATCAGACCCTGGTGCAAATATAGGGTATGAATCATCCTTCTACCATTGGTAACCGAATGCCAGAGCATTGCTTGccactctctctttctccacaGCGctttttttattccctttttctctcttcaaaaccTATTGCTCCTTACCATGAAAATCATTTCTTGCATCCACCTCTCCTGGTGGTACATTGTCATTTGAACCGTCACTTAATAAAGGGTTATTTTGAGACTCTGAGATAAAGAAAGAACCCCATTTTTAGCATCACTATTACCAATAATGGACAGAGATTCATTGGGAACATGAAAAGAAGGTGTTTGGTTAGTGAGAAAGAGATGAAGAACTGGTGATGAAGTGAGATCTGAAGGAAGAAAAGTGAAAACGTAAGGCCAGGAAATGATAGGctagggaaaaagaaaaacgtgCATGATAGCAAGACAAACGTGAAAACAAAAGCGAAGGGAaaaccttttcttcttgttaaaaAGGAAGTGAAAATAGGCATTGATGCCTCGGGAGAATTAGTGAGTAGATGGTGTTTTGCTGAAGATACTTGAAGAGTCTGCCCTTGTCAAAAACTAGATTTTTTGTGGCGGGATGGAGAGAGATGTCAGTCCTGTTTAAGAACTTGCGTTAACAACTCATGCATGTAATTCTTTCTTCTGAAATTTGTGAACTCAAAATGCAATGTTTGGTGCCCCGAAGGGTGGAAGGTAACCATCTCAACAAGCATGAGTTGTAATCTTCCCTTTCTTCTGCTGATCACTCACTTTGGATTAAAATCCTTCCTCAGACCAAAGCTCTAAAGATACAGaaagaatttaactagaaaccTGAAGTATTACGAGCTATGATTGATATCAGACTATTGGATTAAGAGCAGAAAGAAACCAggaacttttaatttattcagtTTCTTGTGCATCCAAGTtacattaaaaatcaaacagaAGTTACACAGAGGCTTTGTCCTTCTGAAAAGGCAGGCCCCGGAAGCATATGCAGAAGCACATGAAACATAAGGTTTAGTTGGCATCAAGAGAGACCAATGACCTTGCCCGTGGCAGTGTCGAGATCAATGTCATAAAAGCAAGGCCTTGTGGGAAGCCCTGGCATTGTACTCATTGTCCCAACCAAAGGACAGATGAAACCAGCACCAATGCTTGCCCTCACATCTCTTATTGGTAAAGAAAATCCAGTGGGGGCTCCTTTCTCAGCCGCGTTGTGTGAAAATGAATACTGGGTTTTGGCCATACAGATGGGCAGACCGGAGAACCCTTGCTTACTGtacatctcaatttgtttctcAGCCTGGTTAGACATAAAGAGATGGTCAAGTCTCTAAACATCCGTCCAAGTTTCATAAATTGCAGCATTGGCaatttgcaaagaaattttacaaTCCCGGTTGACTAAAATGAGATAGAGAATGGATTGCTTTGAATTATCTCGCATGGAAAATGAGCTTCACCAGGAAAAATGCACCAAAAATCTCCCACAACGATTTTTCAACACAAGAAAAGCTTAAAACCATACTCCTTTTAACCCTTTCACATTTGGACAAATTGGGTGCAAATGAGCTAACCATTTTTGggtgagaagagagaaaacgAAAATTTGAGAGTGAAAATTTGAGACTAGAGGCAACTACCAAGTGCACAACTGTGCACATCATGAAATGATCTTCagataaaacttaaaagaatcattttggaaattgaaaaaatgaaagataaaaagataacaaGATATGAATGTTATACCTGCTCTGAGTATTCAACACCACTAGCACCGTAGGACCTTGCTATTGCctctattttctctttaatactAATATCCAAAGGATATAAGAACTTCAATGGCTGTGTCACATTCTCACATGCCTTTTGAACTGCAATTCCAAGGTCCACCTGAGGAACACAATACAGTAAGTTAACCAATCACTCATTTTGCCTAATACAGATACTCAAGAAGTTAAGAGTCAGATATGTGCCACTGTCAAAAGAGGACCATTTACCAGCTTCAATGCAACTAAACGAGACAATAAGTTCATACAAGGCAGTGAACTTTTTATCCAGTGGGACATGTATTCCACGATCTGGATCCAAGACgtgattagaattttttaacttGTAAGGGATGTAAGCAGATGAGGCAGCCAAGAAGTAAGGCAGAGGATGCAAGATTTCACTTGCATAAAAATCTGCCTCCAAACACCAACGGTAAAAGTATATGGCACGTGAAATAAAGTGTGAATAATATATTAGTGCTACGATAGAGGGAAACTGAGGGACACTACCACTGAATTGATTGAGTAAGATTTAAGAAACAGGGTAACTTTGGTGTTTATATTGAGGCTGAAGTTATAACGAAAAACTTTATAATGGCTGACAGGGAAATATCTTCTGTAAAGCTCAAAACTCGGTAAGCATGGAGTAGTTCTTTCTAGGGAAAAAGCAAGCACCATGCAGCTCTACCTTCACTTATTTGGTTTCACAGAAAGAAGAGCAATGCTGGTTCAATATAGGAATGGACAAACAGGAAGAAGTAACTTACTGCTCCTTTCCCACCATGAGCATGGTGTGTACAGACAACAGCATCATATGCCCCAGCAGCCAAAGCTGCATTTCTGACTGCATTAAGTTCTGCTTCTGAATCAGTTGCAAACATGTTAACAGCGACAACAACATTTACACCATAAGCCTTTGTATTAGAAATATGCCTAGCTAAATTCACACAACCAGCTTCAACCAAAGACACGTTCTCAGTTGTGTAGGCACGGTCAAGAGGCTTCCCAGCAACCACTTCTGGCCCACCACCATGCATTTTCAGGGCCCTAATTGTTGCAACAATAACAGCACACTGAGGAGTTAAACTGCTATATCGGCACTTTATGTTCATGAACTTTTCAGTTCCAATATCAGAACCAAAACCTGCTTCTGTGACCACAAACCCACCTGGTCCAGCCAGCTTCAGTGCAATCTTGTCAGCCACAATGGAAGAATTTCCATGAGCAATGTTCGCAAAGGGACCAGCATGAACAAGAACGGGAGTTCCTTCAAGAGTCTGCATTAAAGTAGGGTTGATAGCATCCTTCATCAGTACAGTCAAGGCACCTCCAACACCAAGATCATCAGCTGTTACAGGGTCACCAGCCTTGCTATTTCCGATCACCATTTTACCAAGCCTCTCTCTCATATCAGCTAGAGATGTTGTGAGGGCCAAAACTGCCATTATCTCACTAGCTACAGAAATATCAAATCCTGTTTCTCTCACCATCCCTTTTTCTTCAGGACCTTGGCCAACAGTAATCTTTCTCAAGAACCTATCATTGACATCCATTACTCTCCTCCATGTTATGGAAGCTGGGTCAATATCAAGCCTAGCAAACTTCTTTACTTCTTGTGGTGAGAGTTCCTCGGGCTTGGTCTTGGAGATACCAAGCTTCTTCAGACGCCGAAACATTATGTCACTAAagcttctttttccttctttgtttGGTGGGCATAAGCGGTTTAAAAGAGCCTTGTCTGACTGGGTAGACTCATGGAAAACCCGGGTATCAATAGCAGCTGCTAGGAGATTATTTGCAGCTGTTATTGCATGAATATCTCCTGTTAGATGAAGATTGAATTCATCCATTGGAATTACTTGACTATAACCACCACCTGCTGCACCTCCTTTTATTCCAAAAGTTGGTCCTTGCGATGGTTGACGAAGGCAGGTAACAACCTAGGCTCAGAAACAGAAAGaattcctatcataacaacAGAGGCACATCTGGAATTTTGTATCCGTACAATCATTTAAAccaaagattaaaagaaaacaatgacaAAAC
It encodes the following:
- the LOC7463602 gene encoding formate--tetrahydrofolate ligase translates to MSASKTVRKVEVLSPVPADIEIANSVEPFHISEIAKDLNLSPKHYDLYGKYKAKVLLSVLDELEGSGDGYYVVVGGITPTPLGEGKSTTTVGLCQALGAFLDKKVVTCLRQPSQGPTFGIKGGAAGGGYSQVIPMDEFNLHLTGDIHAITAANNLLAAAIDTRVFHESTQSDKALLNRLCPPNKEGKRSFSDIMFRRLKKLGISKTKPEELSPQEVKKFARLDIDPASITWRRVMDVNDRFLRKITVGQGPEEKGMVRETGFDISVASEIMAVLALTTSLADMRERLGKMVIGNSKAGDPVTADDLGVGGALTVLMKDAINPTLMQTLEGTPVLVHAGPFANIAHGNSSIVADKIALKLAGPGGFVVTEAGFGSDIGTEKFMNIKCRYSSLTPQCAVIVATIRALKMHGGGPEVVAGKPLDRAYTTENVSLVEAGCVNLARHISNTKAYGVNVVVAVNMFATDSEAELNAVRNAALAAGAYDAVVCTHHAHGGKGAVDLGIAVQKACENVTQPLKFLYPLDISIKEKIEAIARSYGASGVEYSEQAEKQIEMYSKQGFSGLPICMAKTQYSFSHNAAEKGAPTGFSLPIRDVRASIGAGFICPLVGTMSTMPGLPTRPCFYDIDLDTATGKVIGLS